In Pollutimonas sp. M17, a single genomic region encodes these proteins:
- the glgA gene encoding glycogen synthase GlgA yields MALNILAVSSEAFPLAKTGGLGDAVSGLSQSLGECGVRVTLLLPAYRDTLRHVRHVRRAAVLHGIPGGEAVLLAAECPELKMPVLLLKNDALYDREGLYAAPDGTDYGDNAVRFAALAHAAAHIAQGVDTVARPDIVHAHDWHAALAPLVMRQLGVEGVKTVLTLHNVAFQGIFPMSLAGELGIADRYCNDAGLEFWGQLNFLKAGIRCADLITVVSQNYAREILTPEFGCGLEGALADRRGDLVSIPNGIDTALWNPEADEYLRGCSFGVGRMAGKVACKHDLQQAFGLARNPDATVMAMGSRLTTQKMADVAVEAIPIALDKHPDLQACIIGQGEKRLEKALAELAQRYPGRCSVHIGFDEAQAHLLHAGADILLHGSRFEPFGLTPLYSMRYGTVPIGSRVGGMADTILDPGMHRPAGAMRSATGILFEGAHPRDMALAIDRAMALRGMPEIWSAMQANGMRADFSWAKTAPSYLSVYQSLRPDVSLGRIPERYRRILPGRVWQPAAANAALAGYFPESAGGVLAGHLRKDARTASTAGHEASAA; encoded by the coding sequence GTGGCATTGAATATTCTGGCTGTTTCATCCGAAGCTTTTCCCTTGGCAAAAACCGGAGGACTGGGGGACGCGGTCAGCGGGCTTTCGCAGTCGCTGGGCGAATGCGGAGTGCGTGTGACTCTGTTGTTGCCCGCTTACCGCGATACGCTGAGGCATGTGCGCCACGTGCGCCGTGCCGCCGTGCTCCACGGCATACCTGGCGGGGAGGCGGTTCTGCTGGCCGCCGAATGTCCGGAACTGAAAATGCCGGTATTGTTGTTGAAGAACGATGCCCTGTATGACCGCGAAGGGCTTTATGCGGCCCCGGACGGCACCGATTACGGCGACAACGCCGTCCGGTTTGCGGCGCTGGCGCATGCGGCCGCGCACATCGCGCAAGGGGTGGACACCGTGGCACGCCCCGATATCGTGCACGCGCATGACTGGCATGCCGCCCTGGCGCCCCTGGTAATGCGCCAGCTTGGTGTGGAAGGCGTGAAAACGGTGCTTACCTTGCACAATGTGGCCTTCCAGGGCATCTTTCCCATGTCGCTGGCCGGCGAATTGGGCATAGCCGATCGTTATTGCAATGATGCGGGGCTGGAGTTCTGGGGGCAGCTGAACTTTCTCAAGGCCGGCATACGCTGTGCCGACCTGATTACCGTGGTAAGCCAAAATTACGCGCGTGAAATATTGACTCCCGAATTCGGCTGCGGCCTGGAGGGAGCCCTGGCGGATCGGCGCGGCGACCTGGTGTCCATTCCCAATGGCATCGATACGGCGCTGTGGAACCCCGAAGCCGACGAATATCTGCGTGGCTGCAGCTTCGGCGTGGGCAGGATGGCCGGCAAGGTAGCCTGCAAGCACGACCTGCAACAGGCTTTTGGATTGGCGCGGAACCCGGACGCCACGGTGATGGCCATGGGCAGCCGGCTCACCACCCAGAAAATGGCCGACGTGGCGGTCGAGGCCATTCCGATCGCGCTGGACAAGCATCCGGATCTGCAAGCCTGCATAATCGGGCAGGGAGAAAAAAGGCTGGAAAAGGCGCTGGCGGAACTCGCCCAGCGCTATCCGGGCCGTTGCAGCGTGCATATCGGCTTCGATGAAGCACAGGCGCATTTGCTGCATGCGGGCGCCGACATCCTGTTGCATGGAAGCCGGTTCGAGCCTTTCGGGCTGACGCCCTTGTATTCCATGCGCTACGGCACGGTCCCTATCGGGTCGCGGGTCGGCGGGATGGCGGACACCATCCTGGACCCCGGCATGCACAGGCCGGCCGGCGCCATGCGCAGCGCAACCGGCATTCTTTTCGAAGGCGCTCATCCGCGCGATATGGCCCTGGCCATAGATCGCGCCATGGCGCTGCGCGGCATGCCTGAAATCTGGAGCGCGATGCAGGCCAATGGCATGCGCGCCGACTTCAGTTGGGCCAAGACCGCGCCCTCTTATCTGAGCGTTTACCAGTCCCTCAGGCCGGATGTCTCGCTGGGTCGCATTCCGGAGCGCTATCGTCGAATCCTGCCGGGACGTGTCTGGCAGCCGGCGGCGGCCAATGCGGCGCTTGCCGGGTATTTCCCCGAGTCGGCCGGTGGCGTCCTGGCGGGTCACCTGCGCAAGGACGCCAGGACAGCGTCCACGGCCGGCCATGAGGCCTCGGCCGCATGA